In the genome of Chloroflexota bacterium, the window TTTGCGGCACACCCCAAGGCACGACGACTGCCGCTGCCAACGCCGCCATAAAGCCCGCAAACATGGCCGCCCCGCCTAGTCGTGGAGTCGGAATCTGATGCACCCGTCGTGCTTCGGGCAGATCATACCACCCCTTGCGAATACACCAAGCCCGAATTAAGGGAGTCAACATAAAAGTGATGCTGGTGCCAATGGCTAAAACCAGCGCAAATCGCAGAATCATAACTGCTCCAGCATAGACGTTCAACCTTGAACATGAAATTGTCGATTAATGGTTAATCCAGCGATTGTAAAACCCGCGTGCCAGCACTGGATCATCGGTGCCGCTGATAATCACGCGGCCATCAGGAAAAACTGTGGCTTGTAACGTTTCAGCCGCAAAGCGTAGCAGATAGTCAGTTTGAATTACCCGTAGATCGGCTTGCTGCAAATGGGCTGCCAATTGGGCTAAGGCCATGGTGATTGGCTGCTGTGGCCGAATTTGGATGGCGTTGCGGCCACATAAACTTAGGGTTGGCGCACTATCCTGATCAAGCAAATCGAATTGGCGCAAGCCACAAACTGGGCAATCGGGGCGTGGCGTTGGCAGCGGCAGTTGCTCAAATTGCCAAGCCCACAGATCAAGCATATATAAATCGGGGTTGGCTTGGCCCTGGCCAGTGAGCAATTTGAGCGCTTCAGTTGCCGCCAAATTGCCAATGACCCCCACGACTGGTCCAACCACGCCAGCGGTTTCACACGTTGGCATGCTGCCTGGCTCCGGCGAAGTCGTAAAAACACAGCGCCAACAGGCTTGCTCAGGCCGAAAATCTGCAGTCATGCCATGGCCACCCAACACGCCACTATAAATCCATGGTACTTGTTCACGCACACACCATTGATTGATCAGCAAGCGGGTTTCGAGGCTATCGCTGCCATCCATAATTAAATCGACTCCAGCTAGCGCTTGATCAATCGTGCCAGCATGCAGATCAAGCACCAAGGCATCGATTTCGCAAGCACTGTTGATTTGCTGGGCATGGGCTTTGGCCGCCACAACTTTGGGCACTAACTGCGCAGCATCAGCCTCGGTATACAAACTTTGGCGCGGCAAATTATGTTCCTCAACCCAATCGCGGTCGATTAGCCGCAAAT includes:
- a CDS encoding ThiF family adenylyltransferase; this translates as MPSSGIPSARYSRQTRFAGLGQAGQQRLSQARVAIVGLGATGSSIAHALLRAGVGYLRLIDRDWVEEHNLPRQSLYTEADAAQLVPKVVAAKAHAQQINSACEIDALVLDLHAGTIDQALAGVDLIMDGSDSLETRLLINQWCVREQVPWIYSGVLGGHGMTADFRPEQACWRCVFTTSPEPGSMPTCETAGVVGPVVGVIGNLAATEALKLLTGQGQANPDLYMLDLWAWQFEQLPLPTPRPDCPVCGLRQFDLLDQDSAPTLSLCGRNAIQIRPQQPITMALAQLAAHLQQADLRVIQTDYLLRFAAETLQATVFPDGRVIISGTDDPVLARGFYNRWINH